One window of Cydia fagiglandana chromosome 19, ilCydFagi1.1, whole genome shotgun sequence genomic DNA carries:
- the LOC134673881 gene encoding zinc finger protein OZF-like, producing the protein MAVKGVTSDEMSLCSNGSAARAREQLAMACSVVLERLRDDATVHSAGKPYGCEHCGKRFRNKYMLRKHIQHTHSSVESKQFTCDACSSTFRTELLVLKHENSEHGFTNFMCAECEYTTIDKRNLEAHFKTHTVDNIFNCTLCSYKSKFKGNLRRHQAVHTGDQKRHNRTHQRMETHTGEKPFHQCSYCDYKCRYKCRLQYHLRKHTGEKPYTCKYCDYKFSHKSSLEKHLMTHSGSKPFKCSECDYSCRLKQYLLTHQRIHTGEKPYTCNHCDYKCRDRSTLRYHETTHTGVKRFQCRQCNHKFSLKSHLKRHQMIHDGAKPFKCSNCEYRCRRNEELLRHQKRCH; encoded by the exons ATGGCGGTCAAAGGTGTGACAAGTGATGAGATGTCGC TGTGTTCAAACGGCAGCGCCGCCCGCGCCAGGGAACAGCTCGCGATGGCTTGTTCCGTGGTGCTCGAGCGCCTCCGCGACGACGCGACTGTTCACAGTGCAGGCAAACCATACGGTTGCGAACATTGTGGCAAACGTTTCAGAAACAAGTATATGTTAAGAAAACACATTCAACACACCCACTCCTCGGTCGAGTCGAAACAATTTACTTGTGATGCTTGTAGTTCTACATTCCGAACAGAATTGTTGGTATTAAAGCACGAAAACAGCGAACACGGTTTTACGAATTTCATGTGTGCTGAATGTGAATATACGACGATTGACAAGAGAAATTTGGAAGCTCATTTTAAAACTCATACTGTAGACAACATTTTTAATTGTACTCTCTGCAGTTACAAAAGTAAGTTCAAAGGTAATTTACGCAGACACCAAGCGGTACACACTGGTGACCAGAAGAGACACAACCGAACACACCAGAGGATGGAGACACACACTGGAGAGAAACCTTTTCATCAGTGTAGTTACTGCGATTACAAATGTCGTTATAAATGTCGCCTGCAATATCACCTAAGAAAACACACTGGCGAGAAACCTTACACATGTAAgtactgtgattacaaattcaGTCACAAATCAAGTTTAGAAAAACACCTGATGACACATAGTGGGTCGAAGCCATTTAAGTGTAGCGAGTGCGACTACAGCTGCAGGTTGAAACAATACTTACTAACACACCAGAGGATACACACTGGCGAGAAGCCGTACACGTGTAATCATTGCGACTACAAGTGCAGAGATAGGTCTACCTTACGATATCACGAAACGACACATACCGGCGTGAAGCGTTTTCAGTGTAGACAGTGTAATCACAAATTTAGTCTGAAATCACATTTAAAACGACACCAGATGATACACGATGGGGCAAAGCCGTTTAAATGTAGCAATTGCGAGTACAGGTGCAGGCGAAACGAAGAGTTGCTTAGGCATCAGAAAAGATGCCATTAA